The following are encoded together in the Pan troglodytes isolate AG18354 chromosome 6, NHGRI_mPanTro3-v2.0_pri, whole genome shotgun sequence genome:
- the LOC112209800 gene encoding sterile alpha motif domain-containing protein 11-like isoform X1: protein MPAVKKEFPGREDLALALATFHPTLAALPLPLPPLPGYLAPLPAAAALPPAASLPASAAGYEALLAPPLRPPRAYLSPHEAAPHLHLSRDPLALERFSATAAAAPDFQPLLDNGEPCIEVECGAIRALLYVRKLCQGSKGPSIRHRGEWLTPNEFQFVSGRETAKDWKRSIRHKGKSLKTLMSKGILQVHPPICDCPGCRISSPVNRGWLADKRTVALPAARNLKKERTPSFSASDGDSDGSGPTCGRRPGLKQEDGPHIRIMKRRVHTHWDVNISFREASCSQDGNLPTLISSVHRSRHLVMPEHQSRCEFQRGSLEIGLRPAGDLLGKRLGRSPHISSDCFSEKRARSESPHTEALLLPPELGPSMAPEDHYRRLVSALSEASTFEDPQRLYHLGLPSHDLLRVRQEVAAAALRGPSGLEAHLPSSTAGQRRKQGLAQHREGAAPAAAPSFSERELPQPPPLLSPQNAPHIALGPHLRPPFLGVPSALCQTPGYGFLPPAQAEMFARQQELLRKQNLARLELPADLLRQKELEGARPQLLAPETALRPNDGAEELQRRGALLVLNHGAAPLLALPPQGPPVSGPPTPSRDSARRAPRKGGPGPASARPSESKEMTGARLWAQDGSEDEPPKDSDGEDPETAAAGCRGPTPGQAPAGGAGAEGKGLFPGSTLPPPLPLGFPYAVSPYFLTGAVGGLSVDGEEAPTPEDVTKWTVDDVCSFVGGLFGCGEYTRVFREQGINGETLPLLTEEHLLSTMGLKLGPALKIRAQVARRLGRVFYVASFPVALPLQPPTLRAPERELGTGEQPLSPTTATSPYVIGQSSEEVLDPFEICPNTFLCWGKSITYFKQPHMSYEYLVHV, encoded by the exons ATGCCGGCGGTCAAGAAGGAGTTCCCGGGCCGCGAGGACCTGGCCCTGGCTCTGGCCACGTTCCACCCGACTCTGGCCGcgctgccgctgccgctgccgccgctGCCGGGCTACCTGGCGCCACTGCCCGCGGCGGCCGCCCTCCCCCCGGCCGCCTCGCTGCCCGCCTCGGCCGCCGGTTACGAGGCTCTGCTGGCCCCGCCGCTCCGCCCCCCGCGCGCCTACCTCAGCCCGCACGAGGCCGCCCCGCACCTCCACCTGTCCAGGGACCCGCTGGCCCTCGAGCGCTTCTCGGCCACCGCGGCCGCGGCCCCGGATTTCCAGCCGCTGCTGGACAACGGCGAGCCGTGCATCGAGGTGGAGTGCGGAGCCATCCGCGCGCTGCTCTACGTGCGCAAACTCTGCCAGGGCAGCAAGGGCCCGTCCATCCGCCACCGCGGCGAGTGGCTCACGCCCAACGAGTTCCAGTTCGTCAGCGGCCGCGAGACGGCCAAGGACTGGAAGCGCAGCATCCGCCACAAAG GGAAAAGTCTGAAGACGCTTATGTCCAAGGGGATCCTGCAGGTGCATCCTCCGATCTGCGACTGCCCGGGCTGCCGAATATCCTCCCCGGTG AACCGGGGGTGGCTGGCAGACAAGAGGACAGTTGCCCTGCCTGCCGCCCGGAACCTGAAGAAGGAGCGAACTCCCAGCTTCTCTGCAAGTGATGGTGACAGCGACGGGAGTGGCCCCACCTGTGGGCGGCGGCCAGgcttgaagcaggaggatggtcCGCACATCCGTATCATGAAGAGAAG AGTCCACACCCACTGGGACGTGAACATCTCTTTCCGAGAGGCGTCCTGCAG CCAGGATGGCAACCTTCCCACCCTCATATCCAGCGTCCACCGCAGCCGCCACCTCGTTATGCCCGAGCATCAGAGCCGCTGTGAATTCCAGAGAGGCAGCCTGGAGATTGGCCTGCGACCCGCCG GTGACCTGTTGGGCAAGAGGCTGGGCCGCTCCCCCCATATCAGCAGCGACTGCTTTTCAGAGAAGAGGGCACGAAGCGAATCCCCTCACA CAGAGGCGCTGCTGCTGCCGCCGGAGCTGGGGCCCAGCATGGCCCCGGAGGACCATTATCGCCGGCTTGTGTCAGCACTGAGCGAGGCCAGCACCTTTGAGGATCCTCAGCGCCTCTACCAcctgggcctccccagccacg atctcctgAGGGTCCGGCAGGAGGTGGCAGCTGCAGCTCTGAGGGGCCCCAGTGGCCTGGAAGCCCACCTGCCCTCCTCCACGGCCGGTCAGCGTCGGAAGCAGGGCCTGGCTCAGCACCGGGAGGGCGCCGCCCCAGCTGCCGCCCCGTCCTTCTCGGAGAG GGAGCTGCCGCAGCCGCCCCCCTTGCTGTCGCCGCAGAATGCCCCTCACATCGCCCTGGGCCCCCATCTCAGGCCCCCCTTCCTGGGGGTGCCCTCGGCTCTGTGCCAGACCCCAG gCTACGGCTTCCTGCCCCCCGCCCAGGCGGAGATGTTCGCCCGGCAGCAGGAGCTCCTGCGGAAGCAGAACCTGGCCCG gctggagctgccCGCCGACCTCCTGCGGCAGAAGGAGCTGGAGGGCGCGCGCCCACAGCTGCTGGCGCCCGAGACCGCCCTGCGCCCCAACGACGGCGCCGAGGAGCTGCAGCGGCGCGGGGCCCTGCTGGTGCTGAACCACGGCGCGGCGCCACTGCTGGCCCTGCCCCCACAGGGGCCCCCGGTCTCCGGACCCCCCACCCCGTCCCGGGACTCTGCCCGGCGAGCCCCCCGGAAAGGGGGTCCCGGCCCTGCCTCAGCGCGGCCCAGCGAGTCCAAGGAGATGACGGGGGCTAGGCTCTGGGCACAAGATGGCTCGGAAGACGAGCCCCCCAAAGACTCGGACGGAGAGGACCCCGAGACGGCAGCTGCTGGGTGCAGGGGGCCCACTCCGGGCCAAGCTCCAGCTGGAGGGGCCGGCGCCGAGGGGAAGGGGCTTTTCCCAGGGTCCACACTGCCCCCTCCGCTGCCCCTGGGCTTCCCTTATGCCGTCAGCCCCTACTTCCTCACAG GCGCGGTAGGGGGACTCTCCGTGGATGGGGAGGAGGCCCCAACCCCTGAGGACGTCACCAAGTGGACCGTGGATGATGTCTGCAGCTTCGTGGGGGGCCTGTTTGGCTGTGGAGAGTACACTCGG gTCTTCAGGGAGCAGGGGATCAACGGGGAGACCCTGCCACTGCTGACGGAGGAGCACCTGCTGAGCACCATGGGGCTGAAGCTGGGGCCCGCCCTCAAGATCCGGGCCCAG GTGGCCAGGCGCCTGGGCCGAGTTTTCTACGTGGCCAGCTTCCCCGTGGCTCTGCCACTGCAGCCACCAACCCTGCGGGCCCCGGAGCGAGAACTCGGCACAGGAGAGCAGCCCTTGTCCCCCACGACGGCCACGTCCCCCTATGTcatagggcagtcctctgaggaagtgttagatccctttgaaatctgtccaaacactttcttgtgctggggaaagtcaattacatatttcaagcaaccccacatgtcatacgagtatcttgtacatGTTTga
- the LOC112209800 gene encoding sterile alpha motif domain-containing protein 11-like isoform X7: MPAVKKEFPGREDLALALATFHPTLAALPLPLPPLPGYLAPLPAAAALPPAASLPASAAGYEALLAPPLRPPRAYLSPHEAAPHLHLSRDPLALERFSATAAAAPDFQPLLDNGEPCIEVECGAIRALLYVRKLCQGSKGPSIRHRGEWLTPNEFQFVSGRETAKDWKRSIRHKGKSLKTLMSKGILQVHPPICDCPGCRISSPVNRGWLADKRTVALPAARNLKKERTPSFSASDGDSDGSGPTCGRRPGLKQEDGPHIRIMKRRVHTHWDVNISFREASCSQDGNLPTLISSVHRSRHLVMPEHQSRCEFQRGSLEIGLRPAGDLLGKRLGRSPHISSDCFSEKRARSESPHTEALLLPPELGPSMAPEDHYRRLVSALSEASTFEDPQRLYHLGLPSHDLLRVRQEVAAAALRGPSGLEAHLPSSTAGQRRKQGLAQHREGAAPAAAPSFSERELPQPPPLLSPQNAPHIALGPHLRPPFLGVPSALCQTPGYGFLPPAQAEMFARQQELLRKQNLARLELPADLLRQKELEGARPQLLAPETALRPNDGAEELQRRGALLVLNHGAAPLLALPPQGPPVSGPPTPSRDSARRAPRKGGPGPASARPSESKEMTGARLWAQDGSEDEPPKDSDGEDPETAAAGCRGPTPGQAPAGGAGAEGKGLFPGSTLPPPLPLGFPYAVSPYFLTGAVGGLSVDGEEAPTPEDVTKWTVDDVCSFVGGLFGCGEYTRVFREQGINGETLPLLTEEHLLSTMGLKLGPALKIRAQRDQGAH, encoded by the exons ATGCCGGCGGTCAAGAAGGAGTTCCCGGGCCGCGAGGACCTGGCCCTGGCTCTGGCCACGTTCCACCCGACTCTGGCCGcgctgccgctgccgctgccgccgctGCCGGGCTACCTGGCGCCACTGCCCGCGGCGGCCGCCCTCCCCCCGGCCGCCTCGCTGCCCGCCTCGGCCGCCGGTTACGAGGCTCTGCTGGCCCCGCCGCTCCGCCCCCCGCGCGCCTACCTCAGCCCGCACGAGGCCGCCCCGCACCTCCACCTGTCCAGGGACCCGCTGGCCCTCGAGCGCTTCTCGGCCACCGCGGCCGCGGCCCCGGATTTCCAGCCGCTGCTGGACAACGGCGAGCCGTGCATCGAGGTGGAGTGCGGAGCCATCCGCGCGCTGCTCTACGTGCGCAAACTCTGCCAGGGCAGCAAGGGCCCGTCCATCCGCCACCGCGGCGAGTGGCTCACGCCCAACGAGTTCCAGTTCGTCAGCGGCCGCGAGACGGCCAAGGACTGGAAGCGCAGCATCCGCCACAAAG GGAAAAGTCTGAAGACGCTTATGTCCAAGGGGATCCTGCAGGTGCATCCTCCGATCTGCGACTGCCCGGGCTGCCGAATATCCTCCCCGGTG AACCGGGGGTGGCTGGCAGACAAGAGGACAGTTGCCCTGCCTGCCGCCCGGAACCTGAAGAAGGAGCGAACTCCCAGCTTCTCTGCAAGTGATGGTGACAGCGACGGGAGTGGCCCCACCTGTGGGCGGCGGCCAGgcttgaagcaggaggatggtcCGCACATCCGTATCATGAAGAGAAG AGTCCACACCCACTGGGACGTGAACATCTCTTTCCGAGAGGCGTCCTGCAG CCAGGATGGCAACCTTCCCACCCTCATATCCAGCGTCCACCGCAGCCGCCACCTCGTTATGCCCGAGCATCAGAGCCGCTGTGAATTCCAGAGAGGCAGCCTGGAGATTGGCCTGCGACCCGCCG GTGACCTGTTGGGCAAGAGGCTGGGCCGCTCCCCCCATATCAGCAGCGACTGCTTTTCAGAGAAGAGGGCACGAAGCGAATCCCCTCACA CAGAGGCGCTGCTGCTGCCGCCGGAGCTGGGGCCCAGCATGGCCCCGGAGGACCATTATCGCCGGCTTGTGTCAGCACTGAGCGAGGCCAGCACCTTTGAGGATCCTCAGCGCCTCTACCAcctgggcctccccagccacg atctcctgAGGGTCCGGCAGGAGGTGGCAGCTGCAGCTCTGAGGGGCCCCAGTGGCCTGGAAGCCCACCTGCCCTCCTCCACGGCCGGTCAGCGTCGGAAGCAGGGCCTGGCTCAGCACCGGGAGGGCGCCGCCCCAGCTGCCGCCCCGTCCTTCTCGGAGAG GGAGCTGCCGCAGCCGCCCCCCTTGCTGTCGCCGCAGAATGCCCCTCACATCGCCCTGGGCCCCCATCTCAGGCCCCCCTTCCTGGGGGTGCCCTCGGCTCTGTGCCAGACCCCAG gCTACGGCTTCCTGCCCCCCGCCCAGGCGGAGATGTTCGCCCGGCAGCAGGAGCTCCTGCGGAAGCAGAACCTGGCCCG gctggagctgccCGCCGACCTCCTGCGGCAGAAGGAGCTGGAGGGCGCGCGCCCACAGCTGCTGGCGCCCGAGACCGCCCTGCGCCCCAACGACGGCGCCGAGGAGCTGCAGCGGCGCGGGGCCCTGCTGGTGCTGAACCACGGCGCGGCGCCACTGCTGGCCCTGCCCCCACAGGGGCCCCCGGTCTCCGGACCCCCCACCCCGTCCCGGGACTCTGCCCGGCGAGCCCCCCGGAAAGGGGGTCCCGGCCCTGCCTCAGCGCGGCCCAGCGAGTCCAAGGAGATGACGGGGGCTAGGCTCTGGGCACAAGATGGCTCGGAAGACGAGCCCCCCAAAGACTCGGACGGAGAGGACCCCGAGACGGCAGCTGCTGGGTGCAGGGGGCCCACTCCGGGCCAAGCTCCAGCTGGAGGGGCCGGCGCCGAGGGGAAGGGGCTTTTCCCAGGGTCCACACTGCCCCCTCCGCTGCCCCTGGGCTTCCCTTATGCCGTCAGCCCCTACTTCCTCACAG GCGCGGTAGGGGGACTCTCCGTGGATGGGGAGGAGGCCCCAACCCCTGAGGACGTCACCAAGTGGACCGTGGATGATGTCTGCAGCTTCGTGGGGGGCCTGTTTGGCTGTGGAGAGTACACTCGG gTCTTCAGGGAGCAGGGGATCAACGGGGAGACCCTGCCACTGCTGACGGAGGAGCACCTGCTGAGCACCATGGGGCTGAAGCTGGGGCCCGCCCTCAAGATCCGGGCCCAG
- the LOC112209800 gene encoding sterile alpha motif domain-containing protein 11-like isoform X8, whose translation MPAVKKEFPGREDLALALATFHPTLAALPLPLPPLPGYLAPLPAAAALPPAASLPASAAGYEALLAPPLRPPRAYLSPHEAAPHLHLSRDPLALERFSATAAAAPDFQPLLDNGEPCIEVECGAIRALLYVRKLCQGSKGPSIRHRGEWLTPNEFQFVSGRETAKDWKRSIRHKGKSLKTLMSKGILQVHPPICDCPGCRISSPVNRGWLADKRTVALPAARNLKKERTPSFSASDGDSDGSGPTCGRRPGLKQEDGPHIRIMKRRVHTHWDVNISFREASCSQDGNLPTLISSVHRSRHLVMPEHQSRCEFQRGSLEIGLRPAGDLLGKRLGRSPHISSDCFSEKRARSESPHTEALLLPPELGPSMAPEDHYRRLVSALSEASTFEDPQRLYHLGLPSHDLLRVRQEVAAAALRGPSGLEAHLPSSTAGQRRKQGLAQHREGAAPAAAPSFSERELPQPPPLLSPQNAPHIALGPHLRPPFLGVPSALCQTPGYGFLPPAQAEMFARQQELLRKQNLARLELPADLLRQKELEGARPQLLAPETALRPNDGAEELQRRGALLVLNHGAAPLLALPPQGPPVSGPPTPSRDSARRAPRKGGPGPASARPSESKEMTGARLWAQDGSEDEPPKDSDGEDPETAAAGCRGPTPGQAPAGGAGAEGKGLFPGSTLPPPLPLGFPYAVSPYFLTGLQGAGDQRGDPATADGGAPAEHHGAEAGARPQDPGPERPRGSLG comes from the exons ATGCCGGCGGTCAAGAAGGAGTTCCCGGGCCGCGAGGACCTGGCCCTGGCTCTGGCCACGTTCCACCCGACTCTGGCCGcgctgccgctgccgctgccgccgctGCCGGGCTACCTGGCGCCACTGCCCGCGGCGGCCGCCCTCCCCCCGGCCGCCTCGCTGCCCGCCTCGGCCGCCGGTTACGAGGCTCTGCTGGCCCCGCCGCTCCGCCCCCCGCGCGCCTACCTCAGCCCGCACGAGGCCGCCCCGCACCTCCACCTGTCCAGGGACCCGCTGGCCCTCGAGCGCTTCTCGGCCACCGCGGCCGCGGCCCCGGATTTCCAGCCGCTGCTGGACAACGGCGAGCCGTGCATCGAGGTGGAGTGCGGAGCCATCCGCGCGCTGCTCTACGTGCGCAAACTCTGCCAGGGCAGCAAGGGCCCGTCCATCCGCCACCGCGGCGAGTGGCTCACGCCCAACGAGTTCCAGTTCGTCAGCGGCCGCGAGACGGCCAAGGACTGGAAGCGCAGCATCCGCCACAAAG GGAAAAGTCTGAAGACGCTTATGTCCAAGGGGATCCTGCAGGTGCATCCTCCGATCTGCGACTGCCCGGGCTGCCGAATATCCTCCCCGGTG AACCGGGGGTGGCTGGCAGACAAGAGGACAGTTGCCCTGCCTGCCGCCCGGAACCTGAAGAAGGAGCGAACTCCCAGCTTCTCTGCAAGTGATGGTGACAGCGACGGGAGTGGCCCCACCTGTGGGCGGCGGCCAGgcttgaagcaggaggatggtcCGCACATCCGTATCATGAAGAGAAG AGTCCACACCCACTGGGACGTGAACATCTCTTTCCGAGAGGCGTCCTGCAG CCAGGATGGCAACCTTCCCACCCTCATATCCAGCGTCCACCGCAGCCGCCACCTCGTTATGCCCGAGCATCAGAGCCGCTGTGAATTCCAGAGAGGCAGCCTGGAGATTGGCCTGCGACCCGCCG GTGACCTGTTGGGCAAGAGGCTGGGCCGCTCCCCCCATATCAGCAGCGACTGCTTTTCAGAGAAGAGGGCACGAAGCGAATCCCCTCACA CAGAGGCGCTGCTGCTGCCGCCGGAGCTGGGGCCCAGCATGGCCCCGGAGGACCATTATCGCCGGCTTGTGTCAGCACTGAGCGAGGCCAGCACCTTTGAGGATCCTCAGCGCCTCTACCAcctgggcctccccagccacg atctcctgAGGGTCCGGCAGGAGGTGGCAGCTGCAGCTCTGAGGGGCCCCAGTGGCCTGGAAGCCCACCTGCCCTCCTCCACGGCCGGTCAGCGTCGGAAGCAGGGCCTGGCTCAGCACCGGGAGGGCGCCGCCCCAGCTGCCGCCCCGTCCTTCTCGGAGAG GGAGCTGCCGCAGCCGCCCCCCTTGCTGTCGCCGCAGAATGCCCCTCACATCGCCCTGGGCCCCCATCTCAGGCCCCCCTTCCTGGGGGTGCCCTCGGCTCTGTGCCAGACCCCAG gCTACGGCTTCCTGCCCCCCGCCCAGGCGGAGATGTTCGCCCGGCAGCAGGAGCTCCTGCGGAAGCAGAACCTGGCCCG gctggagctgccCGCCGACCTCCTGCGGCAGAAGGAGCTGGAGGGCGCGCGCCCACAGCTGCTGGCGCCCGAGACCGCCCTGCGCCCCAACGACGGCGCCGAGGAGCTGCAGCGGCGCGGGGCCCTGCTGGTGCTGAACCACGGCGCGGCGCCACTGCTGGCCCTGCCCCCACAGGGGCCCCCGGTCTCCGGACCCCCCACCCCGTCCCGGGACTCTGCCCGGCGAGCCCCCCGGAAAGGGGGTCCCGGCCCTGCCTCAGCGCGGCCCAGCGAGTCCAAGGAGATGACGGGGGCTAGGCTCTGGGCACAAGATGGCTCGGAAGACGAGCCCCCCAAAGACTCGGACGGAGAGGACCCCGAGACGGCAGCTGCTGGGTGCAGGGGGCCCACTCCGGGCCAAGCTCCAGCTGGAGGGGCCGGCGCCGAGGGGAAGGGGCTTTTCCCAGGGTCCACACTGCCCCCTCCGCTGCCCCTGGGCTTCCCTTATGCCGTCAGCCCCTACTTCCTCACAG gTCTTCAGGGAGCAGGGGATCAACGGGGAGACCCTGCCACTGCTGACGGAGGAGCACCTGCTGAGCACCATGGGGCTGAAGCTGGGGCCCGCCCTCAAGATCCGGGCCCAG
- the LOC112209800 gene encoding sterile alpha motif domain-containing protein 11-like isoform X3 yields the protein MPAVKKEFPGREDLALALATFHPTLAALPLPLPPLPGYLAPLPAAAALPPAASLPASAAGYEALLAPPLRPPRAYLSPHEAAPHLHLSRDPLALERFSATAAAAPDFQPLLDNGEPCIEVECGAIRALLYVRKLCQGSKGPSIRHRGEWLTPNEFQFVSGRETAKDWKRSIRHKGKSLKTLMSKGILQVHPPICDCPGCRISSPVNRGWLADKRTVALPAARNLKKERTPSFSASDGDSDGSGPTCGRRPGLKQEDGPHIRIMKRRVHTHWDVNISFREASCSQDGNLPTLISSVHRSRHLVMPEHQSRCEFQRGSLEIGLRPAGDLLGKRLGRSPHISSDCFSEKRARSESPHTEALLLPPELGPSMAPEDHYRRLVSALSEASTFEDPQRLYHLGLPSHGSCRSRPPCCRRRMPLTSPWAPISGPPSWGCPRLCARPQATASCPPPRRRCSPGSRSSCGSRTWPGRCGEAGGAARPGRRLTRVCPRPRLELPADLLRQKELEGARPQLLAPETALRPNDGAEELQRRGALLVLNHGAAPLLALPPQGPPVSGPPTPSRDSARRAPRKGGPGPASARPSESKEMTGARLWAQDGSEDEPPKDSDGEDPETAAAGCRGPTPGQAPAGGAGAEGKGLFPGSTLPPPLPLGFPYAVSPYFLTGAVGGLSVDGEEAPTPEDVTKWTVDDVCSFVGGLFGCGEYTRVFREQGINGETLPLLTEEHLLSTMGLKLGPALKIRAQVARRLGRVFYVASFPVALPLQPPTLRAPERELGTGEQPLSPTTATSPYVIGQSSEEVLDPFEICPNTFLCWGKSITYFKQPHMSYEYLVHV from the exons ATGCCGGCGGTCAAGAAGGAGTTCCCGGGCCGCGAGGACCTGGCCCTGGCTCTGGCCACGTTCCACCCGACTCTGGCCGcgctgccgctgccgctgccgccgctGCCGGGCTACCTGGCGCCACTGCCCGCGGCGGCCGCCCTCCCCCCGGCCGCCTCGCTGCCCGCCTCGGCCGCCGGTTACGAGGCTCTGCTGGCCCCGCCGCTCCGCCCCCCGCGCGCCTACCTCAGCCCGCACGAGGCCGCCCCGCACCTCCACCTGTCCAGGGACCCGCTGGCCCTCGAGCGCTTCTCGGCCACCGCGGCCGCGGCCCCGGATTTCCAGCCGCTGCTGGACAACGGCGAGCCGTGCATCGAGGTGGAGTGCGGAGCCATCCGCGCGCTGCTCTACGTGCGCAAACTCTGCCAGGGCAGCAAGGGCCCGTCCATCCGCCACCGCGGCGAGTGGCTCACGCCCAACGAGTTCCAGTTCGTCAGCGGCCGCGAGACGGCCAAGGACTGGAAGCGCAGCATCCGCCACAAAG GGAAAAGTCTGAAGACGCTTATGTCCAAGGGGATCCTGCAGGTGCATCCTCCGATCTGCGACTGCCCGGGCTGCCGAATATCCTCCCCGGTG AACCGGGGGTGGCTGGCAGACAAGAGGACAGTTGCCCTGCCTGCCGCCCGGAACCTGAAGAAGGAGCGAACTCCCAGCTTCTCTGCAAGTGATGGTGACAGCGACGGGAGTGGCCCCACCTGTGGGCGGCGGCCAGgcttgaagcaggaggatggtcCGCACATCCGTATCATGAAGAGAAG AGTCCACACCCACTGGGACGTGAACATCTCTTTCCGAGAGGCGTCCTGCAG CCAGGATGGCAACCTTCCCACCCTCATATCCAGCGTCCACCGCAGCCGCCACCTCGTTATGCCCGAGCATCAGAGCCGCTGTGAATTCCAGAGAGGCAGCCTGGAGATTGGCCTGCGACCCGCCG GTGACCTGTTGGGCAAGAGGCTGGGCCGCTCCCCCCATATCAGCAGCGACTGCTTTTCAGAGAAGAGGGCACGAAGCGAATCCCCTCACA CAGAGGCGCTGCTGCTGCCGCCGGAGCTGGGGCCCAGCATGGCCCCGGAGGACCATTATCGCCGGCTTGTGTCAGCACTGAGCGAGGCCAGCACCTTTGAGGATCCTCAGCGCCTCTACCAcctgggcctccccagccacg GGAGCTGCCGCAGCCGCCCCCCTTGCTGTCGCCGCAGAATGCCCCTCACATCGCCCTGGGCCCCCATCTCAGGCCCCCCTTCCTGGGGGTGCCCTCGGCTCTGTGCCAGACCCCAG gCTACGGCTTCCTGCCCCCCGCCCAGGCGGAGATGTTCGCCCGGCAGCAGGAGCTCCTGCGGAAGCAGAACCTGGCCCGGTAGGTGCGGGGAGGCGGGCGGGGCCGCGCGGCCCGGGAGGCGGCTGACCCGCGTCTGCCcccggcccaggctggagctgccCGCCGACCTCCTGCGGCAGAAGGAGCTGGAGGGCGCGCGCCCACAGCTGCTGGCGCCCGAGACCGCCCTGCGCCCCAACGACGGCGCCGAGGAGCTGCAGCGGCGCGGGGCCCTGCTGGTGCTGAACCACGGCGCGGCGCCACTGCTGGCCCTGCCCCCACAGGGGCCCCCGGTCTCCGGACCCCCCACCCCGTCCCGGGACTCTGCCCGGCGAGCCCCCCGGAAAGGGGGTCCCGGCCCTGCCTCAGCGCGGCCCAGCGAGTCCAAGGAGATGACGGGGGCTAGGCTCTGGGCACAAGATGGCTCGGAAGACGAGCCCCCCAAAGACTCGGACGGAGAGGACCCCGAGACGGCAGCTGCTGGGTGCAGGGGGCCCACTCCGGGCCAAGCTCCAGCTGGAGGGGCCGGCGCCGAGGGGAAGGGGCTTTTCCCAGGGTCCACACTGCCCCCTCCGCTGCCCCTGGGCTTCCCTTATGCCGTCAGCCCCTACTTCCTCACAG GCGCGGTAGGGGGACTCTCCGTGGATGGGGAGGAGGCCCCAACCCCTGAGGACGTCACCAAGTGGACCGTGGATGATGTCTGCAGCTTCGTGGGGGGCCTGTTTGGCTGTGGAGAGTACACTCGG gTCTTCAGGGAGCAGGGGATCAACGGGGAGACCCTGCCACTGCTGACGGAGGAGCACCTGCTGAGCACCATGGGGCTGAAGCTGGGGCCCGCCCTCAAGATCCGGGCCCAG GTGGCCAGGCGCCTGGGCCGAGTTTTCTACGTGGCCAGCTTCCCCGTGGCTCTGCCACTGCAGCCACCAACCCTGCGGGCCCCGGAGCGAGAACTCGGCACAGGAGAGCAGCCCTTGTCCCCCACGACGGCCACGTCCCCCTATGTcatagggcagtcctctgaggaagtgttagatccctttgaaatctgtccaaacactttcttgtgctggggaaagtcaattacatatttcaagcaaccccacatgtcatacgagtatcttgtacatGTTTga